A window of Micromonospora eburnea genomic DNA:
GTGGCGGCGCGGCATGAGCCGCAACCTGCGCAACGCGCGTGCCGCCGAGCGGTTCCGCCTCCTCCTCGCCCTCAACCCGCCGCGCGGCTACTTCCCCGACTTCCTCACCCCGTACGCCAGCCGGGACGGCTTCCAGGCGGGGCTGGAGGCCGTCCGGGGCACCCCCGTCGACCTGATGCGCCGGGACCTGATCCGGCTCGCCGAGGAGAATCCGCTGCCCGCCCCGGCCGCCGCGCTGGCCCGGGGTGAGCCCGAGGTGCTGCACCACCTCACCGACTCGATGGCCCGTTACCACTCGCTCGCGGTCACCCCGTACTGGCCGCGGATCCAGGCCGCGGTGGAGGCCGACCGGGCGCGGCGGGCGCGGGCGATGCTCGACGGCGGCACCGAGGGCCTGCTGGCGAGCCTCCGGCCCGGCATGCGGTACGCGGACGGGGTGCTCGAGGTCCTCGACTACCCGGACAGCCGGGAGCTGCACCTGGAGGGCCGGGGCCTGCTGCTGGTCCCGTCGTTCTTCTGCGCGCCGACCCCGGTCGCCCTGCTCGACCCGACGCTGCCGCCGGTGCTGGTCTATCCCGTCGACCGGCTTGGCGGTCTCGGCACGACGACGGGGCCGGGCGCCGGGGGGAACCCGGACGGCACCCGGGAGGCGCTCGCCGCCCTGCTCGGCCGCACCCGCGCGGCCGTTCTGGAAGCCGCCGACGACGGCTGCACCACCGGGGAGGTGGCCCGCCGGCTGAGCATCTCCGCCGCCTCGGCGAGCCAGCACACCACCGTGCTGCGTAACGCCGGTCTGCTGGTCAGCCACCGGGACCGCAACACCGTGCTGCACACCCTCACCCCCCTCGGCCGCGCGGTCCTCGACGCCTGACCCTCGACCGCTGGAAGGTGGCAGGGTCAGACGGCCAGGGCGGCGCTCGCGGTGCTGCCGGCCGGCGGTGGGAGCAGCGCCGAGGAGATGCCCTCGGCGGCCAGGGCGGTACGCAGGCGTTGCAGGTCGGCGCCGAAGCGCACCAGATCCACCGCGTCGACCGGAGCCGGCGGGGCCCCGAGGACGAGCCCGCCGGCCGGCGCGGGCCAGCCGGGCACGCTGGCGATCAGGCCGGCGCGTACCTCGTCGTCGGTGACGTGGGTGAAGACCGTGCCGGGCGCCACCACCTCGGCGACCGCGGCGATCGCCCGGTCCACGGCGGCCGGGTCGGCCGGCGCCGGACCCGGGCCGTCGGGCAGGACGGCGGCCTCCCGCAGCCCGGCCGCCCTCGCCTCGGCGGTGCCCAGCGAGAAGAGGTCGAGTTCGGCGTCGCGGATCAGCGCACTGGCCCCCGCGCCGTCGGCGGCCCGCGCCACGCCCAGGTAACCGCGGACGACCGCGACCGGCACCTGGTCGCACTTGCCCTTGATCAGCTCGGCGGCGCCGGCCAGCTCGTCCACCACCGCCATCTGGGTGAGCTGGAGCTCGTTGCCGTACGGGTCGATCTCGCCCCGGTGGTCGCGGATCGCCGGCATCCCGGCGACCCCGAGCGCCACGTCGGTGAGTCCGTTGCGCCACGGCCGGCCCATGGTGTCGCTGACGATGACCGCGACGTCGAGCTGGTAGTGGTCGCGCAGCGCCGCTCGCAGCGCCCGGGCAGACCCGTCCGGGTCCTTCGGCAGCAGCACCAGCCGGGTCTTGTCGACGTTCGACGCGTCAATGCCGGCGGAGGCCATCACGAAGCCGTGGTGGGTCTGCACGATCCGGGTCGCCCCGCGGGTGGCCACCACCCGGGCGGTCTCCGCGGCGAGCACCTCGTCCCGGGCGGCGAGCCGCTCGGGCCCGTCGGCCGGCACGTCGACCAGCCGGCCCTCCGCCTTCGACACGATCTTGCTGGTCACCACCAGCACGTCGCCGTCGCGCAGCCACGGTGCCGCGGTGGCGATCAGCGTCGCCAGGTCGTCGCCCTCGGTCACGTCGCCGATGCCCAGCACCGGCAGGATCTCCAGCTTCACACCAGCTCCAGAGCGGCCCGGACCATCGTGGCCGTCGCCGCCTCGTCGATCATCCGCAGCGGCGCCGACCGCACGGTCACCTCCGGCACCAGCGTCCCCTCGTCCTCGGGCGCGACCAGCCAGCCGTCGAGCAGGCCACCGGCCGACCGGCCACCGTAGAGGCCGCCGACCCCGGCCGCGCTGCACTCCACGCCGAGCACGGCGAGGCAGCGGTCGGCCATGCCGCGTACCGGGGCGCCGCCGATGATCGGGGACACGCCCACCACCGGGGCCGGGCCGTCGGTGACCGCGTCCCGCAGCCCCGGCACGGCCAGGATCGGCGCGATGCTCACCACCGGGTTGCTCGGCGCGACCAGCACCACGTCGGCCGAGCCGATCGCCTCCAGCACGCCCGGCGCCGGTTTCGCCGACTCCGCGCCGACGAAGACGAACCGGTGCGTCGGGAGATCCGCCCGGTACCGCACCCACCATTCCTGGAAGTGGATCGCCCGCTGGCCGCCGTCGAGGTCGACCACCACGTGGGTCTCCAGACGGTCGTCGGTGGCCGGCAGCAGGCGTACGCCGGGCTGCCACCGGGTGGCGAGCGCCTCGGTCACCTGGGACAGCGGGTAGCCGGCGTTGAGCATGGTCGTCCGGACCAGGTGGGTGGCGAGGTCCTTGTCGCCCAGCCCGAACCAGGTGGGCTCGGCGCCGTACGCGGCCAGCTCCGACCTGACCGTCCAGGTCTCGCCCACCCGTCCCCAGCCCCGCTCCGGGTCGGCGCCGCCGCCCAGCGTGTACAGCACGCTGTCCAGGTCCGGGCACACCTTGAGTCCGTGCAGCAACAGATCGTCGCCGACGTTGACCACGGCGGTCACCTCGGCCCCCACCTCCCGGGCGTAGGCCCGGACGCCGAGCAGGAACCGGGCACCCCCGATTCCGCCGGTCAGAACCACGATGCGCATGGTGTCCATCCTTCCGCACGCGCCGCCGCCGATCGGTCGGTGGCCGGGGAGACTAGGCTCACGTGGGCAACTGTCCGTTTTCGTCCCCAAGGGGGAGTCCGTGACCAGCCCCGCCGAGCCCGCGTCCGGCGACACCACGCAGGCCAGCCAGGTGACCAAGCCACTGCGCGAACTGGCCGCGCTCGTCCTGCTCGGTGCGAACGCCGTGCTGCTCTTCGTCGGCCTGCTGCGCCTGCTGGTGCCGATGGGCGCCTACAGCACCATCGGTGGCCGGGCGGGCAGCACGTTCTTCGCGTTCGTCGGCGTCGAGTCGACCGTGCTGCCGGTGCTGGCCGTCCTGCTCGCCACCCACGTACGGCCGGCGCTGCCCAAGGCCAAGCTGATCACCCAGGCGGCCCTCGGCGAGTACGCCTTCGCCGCGCTGTTCGGCGCGCTGACCTTCCTGATCTGGTTGGTCGGCCGGCTCGCCGAGGCCGAGGTGCTGGACGCCTTCCTCGGCATGCTGGCCCGGGTGGCCTGGCTGGCGATCTTCGGGGTGGCCGCGTTCGTCGTGTTCCGGATCTGGCGCGCCCTCTTCTACGTACCCAAGCCGAAGCCGCAGCCGGGCGTCTACGGGCAGCCCCAGCCGGGCTGGCCGCAGCAGGCGGGTGGCTACCCCGCGCCGGGCCAGCCGGGTGGCTACCCCGCCCAGGGCGGGTACCCGACCCCGGGCCAGTACGGCCAGCCGCCGGCCGCGCCGTTCAACGCCGCCCCGCCGCACGCCCCGCAGTCCGCGCCCCCGTTCGGTGCCCCGCAGGCCGCGCCGCAGTTCGGTGCCCCGCAGGCCGCGCCGCAGTCCGCGCCGCCGTTCGGCGCTCCGCACCAGGCGCCGCCCTTCGGTCAGCCCCCGTCGGCCGACCCGACGCAGGCCATCCCGCGGCCGCAGGCCGACCCGACTCAGGCGATCCCGCGGCCGCAGGCCGAGCCGACGCAGGCCATCCCGCGGCAGTCGGTCGAGCCCGGCCAGCCGGCCACCGACGACAGCGACCGCACCCAGCGCCTCGACCGGAACGACCCGAACCACCCGCGCTGAGCGCCCCGGGCCACCTTTGTCGACTGGATGATGTAGAGCAGCCCGCCTCGCCGATCCGGACGGCGGCCCGCTCGCCTGACGAGTGACAGTTACCGGAAGGAGTGGCTTCCCCGTCCAGGGAGGCCACTCCTTCGGTGCGTCTGCCGTCCCGGCCCGGAGGACGCTGTGCCCGCTCGGCGCGGGGTCGGGCGGTGGCGGGCCGCGCAGCGCCTAGGCTGAACGGATGGTTGATCGCAGCGATTCCGCGCCGACCGAGGCGACCGTGCGGCGGGCCCTGCGTCGGGCCGCGACCGGCCGGGCGCTGGACGTCGCCGAGGCCGGCGCCCTGTTGACCGCACGCGGGACCGCGCTCGACGAACTGCTCCGGATCGCCGGCGAGGTACGCGACGCCGGGCTGCGGGAGGCCGGCCGCCCGGGGGTGGTCACCTTCTCCAAGAAGGTCTTCATCCCGTTGACCCGGCTCTGCCGGGACCGCTGCCACTACTGCACGTTCGCCACCGTGCCGCACCGGGTCCCGGCCGCCTACCTGGAGAAGGACGAGGTCCTGGCGATCGCCCGGGAGGGCGCGGCGCAGGGCTGCAAGGAGGCGTTGTTCACCCTCGGCGACCGGCCGGAGGAGCGCTGGCCGGCGGCCCGCCGGTGGCTGGACGAGCGCGGCTACGACTCCACCCTGGACTACCTGCGGGCCTGTGCGGTGGCTGTGCTGGAGGAGACCGGCCTGCTGCCGCACCTCAACCCGGGCGTGCTGTCCTGGTCGGAGTTGCACCGGCTCAAGCCGGTCGCGCCGAGCATGGGCATGATGCTGGAGACCACGGCGACCCGGCTCTGGTCGGAGCCGGGCGGCCCGCACTACGGCTCGCCGGACAAGGAGCCGGCCGTCCGGCTGCGGGTGCTCGACGACGCCGGCCGGGTCGGGGTGCCGTTCACCACCGGTCTCCTGATCGGCATCGGGGAGACCCTGGCCGAACGGGTCGACGCGCTCTTCGCGATCCGGCGGGCCCAGCGGGAGTACGGCCACCTCCAGGAGGTGATCGTGCAGAACTTCCGCGCCAAGCCGGACACCGCGATGCGTGGCATGCCGGACGCGGAGCTGCACGATCTGGCCGCCACGGTGGCGGTGGCCCGGGTGCTGCTCGGCCCGAGGTTCCGCATCCAGGCCCCGCCGAACCTCATCGAGGGCGAGTACGACCTGTTGCTGCGCGCCGGCATCGACGACTGGGGCGGGGTGTCACCGGTCACCCCGGACCATGTCAACCCGGAACGCCCCTGGCCGCAACTCGACGAGCTGGCCCGGCACACCGCCCGGGCCGGCTTCACCCTGCGCGAGCGGCTGACCGTCTACCCCGAGTACGTCCGGGCGGGCGACCCGTGGCTGGATCCGCGCCTGCTGCCGCACGTCACCGCCCTCGCCGATCCGGAGTCGGGCCTGGCGGTCGAGGCGGCCCGCCCGGTGGGCCGGCCCTGGCAGGAGCCGGAGGAGGTGTTCGGCGGTCGTACCGACCTGCACGCCACGATCGACACCACCGGGCGGACGGGGGACCGCCGAGGCGACTTCGACAGCGTCTACGGCGACTGGTCCGAGGTCGCGGGCAAGGTGACCGCCGGGGGCGTACCGGTCGGGGCCGGTGACCTGGCGACGGGCCTGCGGCTGGCCGCGGACGACCCGGCGGCGCTGCTGGAGCCCCGGCACACCGATGCTGCGCTGGCGCTGTTCGCCGCCGACGGGCCGGCGCTGGAGGAGTTGTGCCGGATCGCCGACGACGTCCGCCGGGACACGGTCGGCGACGACGTCACGTACGTGGTCAACCGGAACATCAACTTCAGCAACGTCTGCTACGTCGGCTGCCGCTTCTGCGCCTTCGCCCAGCGGGAGAGTGACGCCGACGCGTACCGCCTCTCGGTGGGGCAGGTCGCCGACCGGGCCGAGGAGGCGTGGGCGGCCGGGGCGAGCGAGGTCTGCCTCCAGGGTGGCATCGACCCGAAGCTGCCGGTCACCGGTTACGTCGACATCGTGCGGGCGATCAAGGCACGGGTGCCGGGCATGCACGTGCACGCCTTCTCGCCGATGGAGATCGTCACCGCCGCGGCCAAGGCCGGGGTGCCGGTGAAGGAGTGGCTGCTCCAGCTCCGCGACGCCGGCCTGGACACCATCCCGGGCACCGCCGCGGAGATCCTCGACGACGAGGTGCGCTGGGTGCTCACCAAGGGCAAGCTGCCGGCCGCCGCCTGGGTCGAGGTGGTGAGCACGGCCCACGAGCTGGGCATCCGGTCCAGCTCCACGATGATGTACGGCCACGTCGACCATCCCGGCCAGTGGCTGGCCCATTTCCGGGTGCTGGCCGGCGTGCAGGACCGGACCGGCGGCTTCACCGAGTTCGTCGCCCTGCCGTTCGTGCACACCAACGCGCCGATCTACCTGGCCGGGATCGCCCGCCCCGGGCCGACCTGGCGGGAGAACCAGGCGGTCCACGCGATGGCCCGGCTGCTGCTGCACGGCCGGATCAACAACATCCAGTGCTCCTGGGTGAAGCTCGGTGACGAGGGCGCCGCGGCGGTGCTCCGGGGCGGCTGCAACGACCTGGGCGGCACGCTGATGGAGGAGACCATCTCCCGGATGGCCGGCTCGGGCAACGGCTCGGCCCGGACCGAGGAACAGCTCAGGGCGATCGCGGCGGCGGCGGGCCGGCCGGCCCGCAGGCGGACGACCGCGTACGGCCATGCCGGGGCGTAGCGCCGAACCTTCGCGATTCACGGCGACGGCCATCGGCTTGTCACCAATCGTTTCGAATTCACCAACTGCGGTCAAGAATCCGAACAGTTTCCTGCGTAACCACCGGTCGGCTCCAAACTGGCCGGGCGGCGGAAACTGGAACCGGCGGAGCGTCCGATCTGGAGGCCGGCCGATATACCGTCTGGTGGGACGGGCGGACGTTGCCGCAGCGGTTTCGGTCGCCGGCGAGCGGGTCGCGGAACTCGTCTGGCCGACCAGGCTGACGCCGGGCGCGAGCTGATCGTCCGGGCGATGCTCCGCCGTCGCGACCGTCCATCATGTGGACGGGACGCGGTCGCCGTTCCCGGCTCGACGGGCGGCGTCGCGCCGGGCGGGTTAACCTTTCCTCCACCACAGTGCTGATCTTGGAGGGGGTCGCGACGGTCGCCGGGTACGGCCCACCGGAGCCTCCGCCGGGGGTGCCGGGGGTGCCCGCGCCGGGTGCGCCACGGCAGAAAACTCGGGCAACTCGCCGAGAGGGCG
This region includes:
- a CDS encoding ArsR/SmtB family transcription factor, producing MLKIIFTSEDVLRTRVAPAADPIWELVLSLHLLQGRRRDPLLSEWRRGMSRNLRNARAAERFRLLLALNPPRGYFPDFLTPYASRDGFQAGLEAVRGTPVDLMRRDLIRLAEENPLPAPAAALARGEPEVLHHLTDSMARYHSLAVTPYWPRIQAAVEADRARRARAMLDGGTEGLLASLRPGMRYADGVLEVLDYPDSRELHLEGRGLLLVPSFFCAPTPVALLDPTLPPVLVYPVDRLGGLGTTTGPGAGGNPDGTREALAALLGRTRAAVLEAADDGCTTGEVARRLSISAASASQHTTVLRNAGLLVSHRDRNTVLHTLTPLGRAVLDA
- the cofD gene encoding 2-phospho-L-lactate transferase; translation: MRIVVLTGGIGGARFLLGVRAYAREVGAEVTAVVNVGDDLLLHGLKVCPDLDSVLYTLGGGADPERGWGRVGETWTVRSELAAYGAEPTWFGLGDKDLATHLVRTTMLNAGYPLSQVTEALATRWQPGVRLLPATDDRLETHVVVDLDGGQRAIHFQEWWVRYRADLPTHRFVFVGAESAKPAPGVLEAIGSADVVLVAPSNPVVSIAPILAVPGLRDAVTDGPAPVVGVSPIIGGAPVRGMADRCLAVLGVECSAAGVGGLYGGRSAGGLLDGWLVAPEDEGTLVPEVTVRSAPLRMIDEAATATMVRAALELV
- a CDS encoding bifunctional FO biosynthesis protein CofGH, encoding MVDRSDSAPTEATVRRALRRAATGRALDVAEAGALLTARGTALDELLRIAGEVRDAGLREAGRPGVVTFSKKVFIPLTRLCRDRCHYCTFATVPHRVPAAYLEKDEVLAIAREGAAQGCKEALFTLGDRPEERWPAARRWLDERGYDSTLDYLRACAVAVLEETGLLPHLNPGVLSWSELHRLKPVAPSMGMMLETTATRLWSEPGGPHYGSPDKEPAVRLRVLDDAGRVGVPFTTGLLIGIGETLAERVDALFAIRRAQREYGHLQEVIVQNFRAKPDTAMRGMPDAELHDLAATVAVARVLLGPRFRIQAPPNLIEGEYDLLLRAGIDDWGGVSPVTPDHVNPERPWPQLDELARHTARAGFTLRERLTVYPEYVRAGDPWLDPRLLPHVTALADPESGLAVEAARPVGRPWQEPEEVFGGRTDLHATIDTTGRTGDRRGDFDSVYGDWSEVAGKVTAGGVPVGAGDLATGLRLAADDPAALLEPRHTDAALALFAADGPALEELCRIADDVRRDTVGDDVTYVVNRNINFSNVCYVGCRFCAFAQRESDADAYRLSVGQVADRAEEAWAAGASEVCLQGGIDPKLPVTGYVDIVRAIKARVPGMHVHAFSPMEIVTAAAKAGVPVKEWLLQLRDAGLDTIPGTAAEILDDEVRWVLTKGKLPAAAWVEVVSTAHELGIRSSSTMMYGHVDHPGQWLAHFRVLAGVQDRTGGFTEFVALPFVHTNAPIYLAGIARPGPTWRENQAVHAMARLLLHGRINNIQCSWVKLGDEGAAAVLRGGCNDLGGTLMEETISRMAGSGNGSARTEEQLRAIAAAAGRPARRRTTAYGHAGA
- a CDS encoding coenzyme F420-0:L-glutamate ligase, which translates into the protein MKLEILPVLGIGDVTEGDDLATLIATAAPWLRDGDVLVVTSKIVSKAEGRLVDVPADGPERLAARDEVLAAETARVVATRGATRIVQTHHGFVMASAGIDASNVDKTRLVLLPKDPDGSARALRAALRDHYQLDVAVIVSDTMGRPWRNGLTDVALGVAGMPAIRDHRGEIDPYGNELQLTQMAVVDELAGAAELIKGKCDQVPVAVVRGYLGVARAADGAGASALIRDAELDLFSLGTAEARAAGLREAAVLPDGPGPAPADPAAVDRAIAAVAEVVAPGTVFTHVTDDEVRAGLIASVPGWPAPAGGLVLGAPPAPVDAVDLVRFGADLQRLRTALAAEGISSALLPPPAGSTASAALAV